One Dysosmobacter welbionis DNA segment encodes these proteins:
- a CDS encoding enoyl-CoA hydratase-related protein: protein MYQTIRYEKNGNIGIATINRPEALNALNSTVISELEQLISEVEKDAELGAFIITGEGRSFVAGADIGEQSTMDVAAGRKWGQRGSALFRRIEKLEIPTIAAVNGFALGGGCELAMSCDIILAAGPNAEGKGGAKFGQPEVGLGITPGFSGTQRLPRRVGVAKAKELIFSGKQIGAEEAKRIGLVNEVYAAEELLNKAVEMAKSFTANAPIAVKYSKACIDRGMQMDIDNGIALENELFAMCFATEDQKEGMGAFLEKRKEKHFQNK, encoded by the coding sequence ATGTATCAGACCATTCGCTATGAAAAGAACGGCAATATCGGGATCGCCACCATCAACCGCCCCGAGGCGCTGAATGCGCTGAACTCCACCGTGATCTCTGAGCTGGAACAGCTCATCAGCGAGGTGGAGAAGGATGCCGAGCTGGGCGCCTTCATCATCACCGGCGAGGGCCGCTCCTTCGTGGCCGGCGCCGACATCGGCGAGCAGAGCACCATGGACGTGGCCGCCGGCCGCAAGTGGGGCCAGCGGGGCAGCGCCCTGTTCCGCCGGATCGAGAAGCTGGAGATCCCCACCATCGCCGCAGTGAACGGCTTCGCTCTGGGCGGCGGCTGTGAGCTGGCCATGTCCTGCGACATCATTCTGGCCGCCGGCCCCAACGCTGAGGGCAAGGGCGGCGCCAAGTTCGGCCAGCCCGAGGTGGGCCTGGGCATCACCCCCGGCTTCTCCGGCACCCAGCGTCTGCCCCGCCGTGTGGGCGTGGCCAAGGCCAAGGAGTTGATCTTCTCCGGCAAGCAGATCGGTGCTGAGGAGGCCAAGCGCATCGGCCTGGTGAATGAGGTCTATGCCGCCGAGGAGCTGCTGAACAAGGCTGTGGAGATGGCCAAGTCCTTCACCGCCAACGCCCCCATCGCTGTGAAGTATTCCAAGGCCTGCATCGACCGCGGGATGCAGATGGACATCGACAACGGCATCGCCCTGGAGAACGAGCTGTTCGCCATGTGCTTTGCCACCGAGGACCAGAAGGAGGGCATGGGCGCCTTCCTGGAGAAGCGCAAGGAGAAGCACTTCCAGAACAAGTGA
- a CDS encoding sigma-54 interaction domain-containing protein: MAIPSFSAFHDEGINLEGLLEILSPENNLVLADDMMVSDGNGIILRVSETYEKNFGFAHDSIVGKSAFDLEADGTFTPCITAEVIRRRKKISATQTINHTHKNVMTVGIPLFDANGELKYAVCFNTVSMEQINSIQRNYRRIQDSLQHYSQEIAELRTRATSTNLLFKSAPMQRLWTLMQNTANTRANILITGETGVGKSAIAKAIHKMSNRANGPFIEVNCAVLHENLIESELFGYEKGAFTGASSSGKIGKIELANHGTLFLDEIGELPAHIQSKLLQLIQEKTIERLSGTQKIELDFRLIVATNRNLEEAVQRGLFRSDLFYRLNVIRIHIPPCGSGRRTSSPWPTSSWPASAGSTTSPSPAAPAFWLFWSSTIGPATCASWRT, translated from the coding sequence ATGGCGATTCCGTCTTTTTCTGCTTTCCACGACGAGGGGATCAATCTGGAGGGACTTCTGGAGATCCTCAGCCCGGAAAACAACTTGGTCCTGGCGGACGACATGATGGTCTCGGACGGCAACGGCATCATTCTGCGGGTCAGCGAGACCTATGAGAAAAACTTCGGTTTTGCCCATGACTCCATCGTTGGCAAGTCCGCCTTTGATCTGGAGGCGGACGGCACCTTCACCCCCTGCATTACGGCGGAGGTCATCCGGCGACGGAAGAAGATCAGCGCCACACAGACCATCAACCACACCCACAAAAACGTGATGACCGTGGGCATTCCCCTGTTTGACGCCAACGGGGAGCTGAAATACGCCGTCTGCTTCAACACCGTGTCCATGGAGCAGATCAACTCCATCCAACGGAACTACCGCCGGATACAGGACTCCCTGCAGCACTACTCCCAGGAGATTGCCGAGCTGCGGACCCGGGCCACCTCCACCAATCTGCTGTTCAAAAGCGCCCCCATGCAGCGGCTGTGGACGCTGATGCAGAACACTGCCAACACCCGGGCCAACATTCTCATCACCGGAGAGACCGGCGTGGGTAAAAGCGCCATCGCCAAGGCCATTCACAAGATGAGCAACCGTGCAAACGGGCCCTTTATCGAGGTAAACTGCGCGGTGCTCCATGAAAATCTCATTGAGTCAGAGCTGTTCGGCTATGAGAAGGGCGCCTTCACCGGGGCCTCCTCCTCCGGCAAGATCGGCAAGATCGAGCTGGCCAACCACGGCACGCTGTTCCTGGATGAGATCGGTGAGCTGCCCGCCCATATCCAGTCCAAGCTCCTGCAGCTGATTCAGGAGAAGACCATTGAGCGCCTCTCCGGCACCCAGAAGATCGAGCTGGACTTCCGGCTGATCGTTGCCACCAACCGCAATCTGGAGGAGGCGGTGCAGCGCGGTCTGTTCCGGTCCGATCTCTTCTACCGGCTGAACGTCATCCGCATCCACATCCCCCCCTGCGGCAGCGGAAGGAGGACATCGTCCCCATGGCCCACCAGTTCCTGGCCCGCTTCTGCGGGGAGTACAACAAGTCCCTCACCTGCAGCCCCCGCTTTCTGGCTTTTCTGGAGCAGTACGATTGGCCCGGCAACGTGCGCCAGCTGGAGAACCTGA
- the rpoN gene encoding RNA polymerase factor sigma-54 — protein MSLIHLSTELRQELKLTPQLLQSMELLQMNSQELLDYLNQVSEENPLVEQTDLSSLHKAYEALRQKVHWINGGLPEDGHGAMPDRGAADRETESLSAFLCDQLERRRLPKPLLALTRYLAELVDEEGRLSQEDLDGVADLKIPQALTQQALETLQSLDPAGVGARSLSECLLLQLARQDAPSPLDMEIVRRFLPDLGKKHYSLIARELHTTPEEVRAAEKRISALDPCPGRSFQPAEPTLYVRPDLFIAELDGKLQVILNDYYLPRVSISQYYVRLLKESDEPETRAYLQQKMQQAKWLLNSLERRGSTLRQCAEAILETQRAFFAGQTTELVPMTMVTLAERLHLHPSTVSRATREKYLQCRQGTYPLRYFFSRALGEQGPSQQTVKLRLLELIRQEDHSRPLSDQKLAELLAEQGIRIARRTVAKYRTELRLGSAAARKRD, from the coding sequence ATGAGTTTGATCCATCTCAGCACAGAGCTTCGGCAGGAGCTGAAGCTCACCCCCCAGCTCCTGCAGTCCATGGAGCTTCTGCAGATGAACTCCCAGGAGCTGCTGGACTATCTGAACCAGGTCAGCGAAGAAAACCCTCTGGTGGAGCAGACTGATCTGTCCTCCCTCCACAAAGCCTATGAGGCCCTGCGGCAGAAGGTCCACTGGATCAATGGCGGCCTGCCGGAGGACGGCCACGGCGCCATGCCGGACCGGGGCGCCGCGGACCGGGAGACGGAGAGCCTCTCCGCCTTCCTTTGCGACCAGCTGGAGCGCCGGCGCCTGCCCAAGCCCCTGCTGGCCCTGACCCGGTATCTGGCAGAGCTGGTGGACGAGGAGGGCCGCCTCAGCCAGGAGGACCTGGACGGCGTGGCAGATCTGAAGATCCCCCAGGCCCTGACCCAGCAAGCGCTGGAGACCCTCCAGAGCCTGGACCCCGCCGGCGTGGGCGCCCGGTCCCTGTCGGAGTGCCTGCTGCTGCAACTGGCCCGGCAGGATGCTCCCTCCCCCCTGGATATGGAGATCGTCCGCCGCTTCCTGCCGGACTTGGGCAAGAAGCATTACAGCCTCATTGCCCGGGAACTCCATACCACGCCAGAGGAGGTCCGGGCGGCGGAAAAGCGGATCTCTGCCCTGGATCCCTGCCCCGGCCGCTCCTTCCAGCCGGCGGAGCCCACACTCTATGTCCGGCCGGATCTGTTCATCGCGGAACTGGACGGAAAGCTCCAGGTGATCCTGAACGATTACTACCTTCCCCGGGTGTCCATCAGCCAGTACTATGTGCGGCTTCTGAAGGAATCCGACGAGCCGGAGACCCGGGCCTATCTCCAGCAAAAGATGCAGCAGGCCAAGTGGCTGCTGAACAGCCTGGAGCGCCGGGGCAGCACCCTCCGCCAGTGCGCGGAGGCGATCCTGGAGACCCAGCGGGCCTTTTTTGCCGGCCAGACCACAGAGCTGGTCCCCATGACCATGGTGACACTGGCGGAGCGACTCCACCTCCATCCCTCCACCGTCTCCCGGGCCACTCGGGAGAAATACCTCCAGTGCCGGCAGGGGACGTACCCCCTCCGCTATTTCTTCAGCCGCGCTCTGGGGGAGCAGGGTCCCTCCCAGCAGACGGTGAAGCTGCGGCTGCTGGAGCTGATCCGGCAGGAAGACCACAGCCGCCCGCTCAGTGACCAGAAGCTGGCGGAGCTGCTGGCGGAGCAGGGCATCCGCATCGCCCGCCGCACGGTGGCCAAGTATCGGACGGAGCTCCGCCTGGGCTCCGCCGCCGCCCGAAAACGGGACTGA
- a CDS encoding ribokinase produces the protein MREEKDMRVVNFGSLNIDYVYRVDHFVQPGETMSAQSLQIQCGGKGLNQSVALARAGVETWHAGLIGPEGHFLKETLDRAGVHTRFVEESAGSTGHAIIQVDSTGQNSILLHDGANGRLTPDFVTAVLDQFSAGDTVLLQNETSCVEEIIHQAARRGMRTAMNAAPANEKLVGLPLEALSWLLVNEVEGAFLAGTEAPEAILDTLAARYPETTVVLTLGEQGAAAARGGWRAWGPARKTAVVDTTAAGDTFTGYFLRRALEGGTLEEALSLAAAASALAVSRPGAADAVPGYEEVLRIL, from the coding sequence ATGAGGGAGGAGAAGGATATGCGCGTTGTCAACTTCGGGTCCCTGAATATCGACTACGTCTACCGGGTGGACCACTTCGTCCAGCCCGGAGAGACCATGAGCGCCCAGTCCCTGCAGATCCAGTGCGGCGGCAAGGGGCTGAACCAGTCCGTGGCTCTGGCTCGGGCCGGGGTGGAGACCTGGCACGCGGGCCTCATCGGGCCGGAGGGGCATTTTCTGAAGGAGACGCTGGACCGGGCAGGCGTCCACACCCGGTTTGTGGAGGAGTCCGCAGGCAGTACCGGCCACGCCATCATCCAAGTGGACAGCACCGGCCAGAACAGCATCCTGCTCCACGACGGGGCCAACGGCCGCCTGACCCCGGACTTTGTGACGGCGGTGCTGGATCAGTTCTCAGCCGGGGACACGGTGCTGCTGCAGAATGAGACCAGCTGCGTGGAGGAAATCATCCACCAGGCGGCCCGCCGGGGGATGCGGACGGCCATGAATGCGGCTCCCGCCAATGAGAAGCTGGTGGGCCTGCCGCTGGAGGCGCTGTCCTGGCTGTTGGTGAACGAGGTGGAGGGCGCCTTTCTGGCGGGAACGGAGGCGCCGGAGGCGATTCTGGACACGCTGGCGGCGCGGTACCCGGAGACCACTGTGGTGCTGACCTTGGGAGAACAGGGCGCTGCTGCAGCGCGAGGGGGCTGGCGGGCCTGGGGCCCAGCCCGGAAAACGGCGGTGGTGGACACCACTGCGGCGGGAGACACCTTCACCGGCTACTTCCTGCGCCGGGCGCTGGAGGGCGGCACACTGGAAGAGGCACTGTCCCTGGCCGCGGCGGCCAGCGCCCTGGCTGTGTCCCGGCCCGGCGCGGCGGATGCGGTGCCGGGATATGAAGAGGTCCTTCGGATCCTGTAA
- a CDS encoding nucleoside hydrolase — MLKQILIDADTGIDDSIAILFALKRPDVRVMGVTTGFGNTTARQAAENSLRLIRLAGVPYEVPVAVGATEPLAGNWKGPDPHIHGPNGIGGVELPPSPQQPLEEPAWAFIARMAREHPGELTLVTLARMTNLAKALEIEPDLPRLLKRVVFMGGTFHAPGNVSPVAEANIAGDPEAADRVFQAGFDLTMVGLDVTQKVRLTTDHVAILDKYAAPENRPIVDYLKQALPFYFRFNRLQNNCLDHCPVHDPLAMLAAVDPSVVTVRTIPARVECGGSFCRGMVVADLREHPIEAPGVSICVDVDSRRALEELLTTFMA; from the coding sequence ATGCTGAAGCAGATCCTGATCGACGCCGACACCGGCATTGATGATTCCATCGCCATTCTGTTTGCCCTGAAGCGGCCGGACGTCCGGGTGATGGGCGTCACCACCGGCTTCGGCAACACCACAGCCCGGCAGGCGGCGGAAAACAGTCTGCGGCTGATCCGACTGGCCGGTGTGCCTTATGAGGTGCCGGTGGCGGTTGGAGCCACGGAGCCGCTGGCGGGGAACTGGAAGGGGCCGGATCCCCACATCCACGGGCCCAACGGCATCGGCGGGGTGGAGCTGCCGCCTTCGCCCCAGCAGCCGCTGGAGGAACCGGCCTGGGCGTTCATCGCCCGAATGGCCCGGGAGCACCCCGGCGAGCTGACCTTGGTGACGCTGGCCCGAATGACGAATCTGGCAAAGGCTCTGGAGATAGAGCCGGATCTGCCCCGGCTGTTGAAACGGGTGGTGTTCATGGGCGGCACGTTCCACGCGCCGGGAAACGTGTCCCCGGTAGCGGAGGCCAACATCGCAGGGGACCCGGAGGCGGCGGACCGGGTGTTCCAGGCGGGCTTTGACCTGACTATGGTGGGGCTGGATGTGACCCAGAAGGTGCGGCTGACCACGGACCATGTGGCGATCCTGGACAAGTACGCCGCGCCGGAGAACCGGCCCATTGTGGACTATCTGAAGCAGGCACTGCCCTTCTACTTCCGGTTCAACCGACTGCAAAACAACTGTCTGGACCACTGCCCGGTCCACGACCCGCTGGCCATGCTGGCGGCGGTGGATCCCAGTGTGGTGACGGTGCGGACCATCCCCGCCCGGGTGGAGTGCGGCGGCAGCTTCTGCCGGGGCATGGTGGTGGCGGATCTGCGGGAGCATCCCATCGAGGCTCCCGGCGTCTCCATCTGCGTGGATGTGGACAGCCGCCGCGCCCTGGAAGAGCTGCTCACCACCTTTATGGCATGA
- a CDS encoding DUF4317 domain-containing protein, which translates to MNQRELGELRRRFRPEKSAISRVYGCYVNSSREIIAYIDQSLGLMPQEEAEKYLGLLKKALSGTLGRNLIDIVFSTQQVADSEEHRLLSALRTSELKDAEARDAFYQQVTGSLDMGENNYLILLGADAYDVPHRGKDGEVDRDACEEVFRYFVCCVCPVKDGTPELGYFHGENEFHISMEKQIVGQPELGFLFPAFDDRTANLYNALFYSRKPDELHQEFIDAVFRTEPPMSAAEQRETFQSALCGTLEGACSMEVVQSVHDYLRQRIQEHKESRDPEPLAVTAGEVSGVLRNCGVPEERVEAFQTACGQSFGEGALTPANLIDAKHFAVKTADATIQVDPERSYLVEARIIDGRRYLLVPADESVEVNGLGVRIAAAKDGGETT; encoded by the coding sequence ATGAACCAAAGAGAGCTGGGTGAGCTGCGCCGCCGGTTCCGGCCGGAGAAGAGCGCCATCAGCCGTGTTTACGGCTGCTATGTGAACAGCAGCCGCGAGATCATCGCCTATATCGACCAGTCCCTAGGCCTCATGCCCCAGGAGGAGGCGGAAAAATACCTGGGCCTGCTGAAAAAGGCCCTGTCCGGCACCCTGGGCCGGAACCTGATTGACATCGTGTTTTCCACCCAGCAGGTGGCGGACAGCGAGGAGCACCGCCTGCTCTCCGCCCTGCGGACGTCCGAGCTGAAGGACGCGGAGGCCCGGGATGCCTTTTACCAGCAGGTCACCGGCTCCCTGGACATGGGGGAGAACAACTATCTGATCCTGCTGGGGGCCGACGCCTATGATGTGCCCCACCGGGGCAAGGACGGCGAGGTGGACCGGGATGCCTGCGAAGAGGTGTTCCGCTACTTCGTCTGCTGCGTCTGCCCGGTGAAGGATGGGACGCCGGAGCTGGGATACTTCCATGGGGAGAACGAGTTCCACATCTCTATGGAGAAGCAGATCGTGGGCCAGCCGGAGCTTGGCTTTTTGTTCCCGGCCTTTGATGACCGGACGGCCAACCTTTACAACGCCCTGTTTTACAGCCGGAAGCCGGACGAGCTCCATCAGGAGTTCATTGACGCAGTGTTCCGCACAGAGCCGCCCATGTCCGCCGCCGAGCAGCGGGAGACCTTTCAGTCCGCCCTGTGCGGCACTCTGGAGGGGGCGTGCAGCATGGAGGTGGTGCAGTCTGTCCACGACTACCTGCGCCAGCGGATCCAGGAACACAAGGAGAGCCGGGACCCGGAGCCGCTGGCTGTCACCGCAGGCGAGGTGAGCGGCGTGCTGCGGAACTGCGGCGTGCCGGAGGAGCGGGTGGAGGCGTTCCAAACCGCCTGCGGCCAGTCCTTTGGCGAGGGGGCGCTGACCCCGGCCAACCTGATCGACGCCAAGCACTTCGCGGTCAAGACCGCCGACGCCACTATCCAGGTGGACCCGGAGCGGAGCTATCTGGTGGAGGCCCGGATCATCGACGGACGGCGCTACCTGCTGGTCCCGGCGGACGAGAGTGTGGAGGTCAACGGTCTGGGGGTCCGGATTGCCGCCGCCAAAGACGGCGGAGAGACTACATAA
- a CDS encoding ABC transporter permease, whose product MKKKNSGKELLQKLGTLMALALLVLIFCVMMPDKFPRISNIMNIFKQASINCLIASGMLCALITAGIDLSVGSNCVLCTCTIGVLVQNFGITSMPLLIIAGLAVSTFAGFVNGILLTRLDLPHPFVSTLGMKNVLWGLALVITGSKSIAFTNTGVDNLMWIGGGSLFKTETFPGIPFSFILVLIVFGIFHVFLTRSALGRQIYCVGGNPEAARLSGIPSKNVLTFVYSLSGFMAGMAGVVSVGRLASANGNAGSTYDTDAIAACIIGGASFTGGKGTIWGTLIGALLMAVIRNGLNLMGASNDIQYIVIGAVIILAVTIDVFRNKAEARARKMAAQ is encoded by the coding sequence ATGAAAAAGAAGAATTCCGGAAAAGAGCTTTTGCAAAAGCTCGGCACCCTGATGGCGCTGGCGCTGCTGGTTCTCATTTTCTGCGTGATGATGCCCGATAAATTCCCGCGGATCAGCAATATCATGAACATCTTCAAGCAGGCTTCCATCAACTGCCTGATCGCCTCCGGCATGCTGTGCGCCCTGATTACCGCCGGCATCGACCTGTCCGTGGGTTCCAACTGCGTGCTGTGCACCTGCACCATCGGCGTGCTGGTCCAGAACTTCGGCATCACCAGCATGCCGCTGCTGATCATCGCCGGCCTGGCGGTGAGCACGTTTGCCGGCTTTGTCAACGGCATTCTGCTGACCCGTTTGGACCTGCCCCATCCCTTCGTGTCCACCTTGGGCATGAAGAACGTGCTGTGGGGCCTGGCCCTGGTGATTACAGGGTCGAAATCCATTGCCTTTACCAACACCGGCGTGGACAACCTGATGTGGATCGGCGGCGGCTCCCTTTTCAAGACCGAGACCTTCCCCGGCATCCCCTTCAGCTTCATCCTGGTGCTGATCGTGTTCGGCATCTTCCACGTGTTCCTGACCCGGTCCGCCCTGGGCCGCCAGATCTACTGCGTGGGCGGCAACCCCGAGGCGGCGCGCCTCTCCGGTATCCCCTCCAAGAACGTGCTGACCTTCGTCTACTCCCTGTCCGGCTTCATGGCCGGCATGGCGGGCGTGGTGTCCGTGGGTCGTCTGGCTTCTGCCAACGGCAATGCCGGCTCCACCTATGATACTGATGCCATCGCGGCCTGCATCATCGGTGGCGCCTCCTTCACCGGCGGCAAGGGCACCATCTGGGGCACCCTGATCGGCGCCCTGCTGATGGCGGTCATCCGCAACGGCCTGAACCTGATGGGCGCCTCCAACGACATTCAGTACATCGTCATCGGCGCCGTCATCATTCTGGCGGTCACCATCGACGTGTTCCGGAACAAGGCTGAGGCCAGGGCCCGGAAGATGGCTGCCCAGTAA
- a CDS encoding sugar ABC transporter ATP-binding protein, translating to MSIGIRPGEIHGLIGENGAGKSTLIKVLTGVHTPEEGEIYVDGQKVVFHNPVQSREAGIACVYQELNIVKQLSVTDNVFMGRAVKKNGLLDYPRMYEEAKQALTTLGHPEIDVKMECGKLGTGQQQMVEIAKAVSLDAKLIIMDEPTSSLGKEEINQLMETVRGLKAKGVAILFVSHKLEELFELCDRVTVMRDGEHIVTQDIGDMTEDSLINAMVGRTLDNLYPKEFGVKGDVWLEARNLNEAGVLHDVSFKAYGGQITGFAGLVGAGRTETMRAIFGADRLDSGEIYVKGEKVHIRTPKDAIKKKIAFLTEDRKGQGLVLSLDVRTNLILANMKGFSNGPFLNKGKIEKSGQDNVESLRIKTPSLDEVTAQLSGGNQQKVVIGKWVNTDADIFIFDEPTRGIDVGAKIEVYHVMNDLVKAGKCVIMVSSELPEILAMSDHVVVMRGGRVMANIDRDTPHFNSEDIMKAAWGGELD from the coding sequence ATGTCTATTGGCATCCGGCCGGGAGAGATCCACGGCCTGATCGGCGAAAATGGCGCCGGCAAGTCCACCTTGATTAAGGTGCTCACCGGCGTTCACACTCCTGAGGAGGGGGAGATCTACGTGGACGGCCAGAAGGTCGTCTTCCACAACCCCGTCCAGTCCCGCGAGGCGGGCATTGCCTGCGTGTACCAGGAGCTGAACATCGTCAAGCAGCTGTCTGTCACGGATAACGTTTTCATGGGACGCGCCGTCAAGAAAAACGGCCTTCTGGACTACCCCAGAATGTACGAGGAAGCCAAGCAGGCCCTGACCACGCTGGGCCATCCCGAAATTGATGTTAAAATGGAATGCGGCAAGCTGGGTACCGGCCAGCAGCAGATGGTGGAGATCGCCAAGGCTGTGTCGCTGGACGCCAAGCTGATTATCATGGACGAGCCGACTTCCTCCCTGGGCAAGGAGGAGATCAACCAGCTGATGGAGACGGTCCGGGGCCTGAAGGCCAAGGGCGTGGCCATCCTGTTCGTCTCTCATAAATTGGAAGAGCTGTTCGAGCTCTGCGACCGGGTCACCGTCATGCGGGACGGCGAACATATCGTCACCCAGGACATCGGTGACATGACGGAGGACTCCCTGATCAACGCCATGGTGGGCCGGACGCTGGACAACCTGTATCCCAAAGAGTTCGGCGTCAAGGGCGACGTGTGGCTGGAGGCCAGGAACCTCAACGAGGCCGGCGTCCTCCATGACGTGAGCTTCAAGGCCTACGGCGGCCAGATCACCGGCTTTGCTGGCCTGGTGGGCGCCGGGCGGACGGAGACCATGCGGGCCATCTTCGGCGCCGACAGGTTGGACAGCGGCGAGATCTACGTCAAGGGGGAGAAGGTACATATCCGGACGCCCAAGGACGCCATCAAGAAGAAGATTGCCTTCCTGACCGAGGACCGCAAGGGCCAGGGTCTGGTGCTGTCCCTGGACGTGCGGACCAACCTCATTCTGGCCAATATGAAGGGCTTCTCCAACGGACCCTTCCTGAACAAGGGGAAGATTGAGAAGTCCGGCCAGGACAATGTGGAGTCCCTGCGGATCAAGACTCCGTCCCTGGACGAGGTGACGGCCCAGCTCTCCGGCGGCAACCAGCAGAAGGTGGTTATCGGCAAGTGGGTCAACACCGACGCGGACATCTTCATTTTCGACGAGCCCACCCGCGGCATCGACGTGGGCGCCAAGATCGAGGTCTACCATGTCATGAATGACCTGGTCAAGGCCGGCAAGTGTGTGATCATGGTCTCCTCCGAGCTTCCGGAGATCCTGGCCATGAGTGACCACGTGGTGGTCATGCGGGGCGGCCGGGTCATGGCCAATATCGACCGTGATACCCCGCACTTCAACTCTGAGGATATCATGAAAGCGGCCTGGGGAGGAGAATTAGACTGA
- a CDS encoding sugar ABC transporter substrate-binding protein, producing the protein MKKFFALLLALVMSLSLVACGGGDTANEDTSTDDTATEENGGDTATASDVEIAVVLKTLASEYWGYVKAGCDAAAADLGVTVNVVGPGAESEIEQQVSMIEQQIGAGCDAIIVAPNDAGAASGALASAIGSIPVLSVDTNVGIEGQTSFVGTSNVDAAKEGGLWAAEQAGEGANAVIIYGQEGDNTSNMRREGYQAACDEAGVTVLDALSGQNTTDGATKTMEDLLNAYPDQIDIVLCHNDDTAIGAMNACKSAGVDDMIIVGFDGNASAVDLILAGEMVKATVAQQPYEMGYQAVEAALKAIKGETVEEVINAPVTVVTAENGQEYLDSLAAMQG; encoded by the coding sequence ATGAAAAAGTTTTTTGCACTTCTCCTCGCACTGGTGATGTCCCTGTCTCTGGTGGCCTGCGGCGGCGGAGATACCGCCAACGAAGACACCAGCACCGATGACACTGCTACCGAGGAGAACGGCGGCGATACCGCCACTGCCAGCGATGTGGAGATCGCTGTGGTCCTGAAGACCCTGGCCTCCGAGTACTGGGGCTATGTGAAGGCCGGCTGCGATGCCGCTGCCGCTGACCTGGGCGTTACCGTCAACGTGGTGGGCCCCGGCGCTGAGAGCGAGATCGAGCAGCAGGTTTCTATGATTGAGCAGCAGATCGGCGCAGGCTGCGATGCCATCATCGTCGCTCCCAATGACGCCGGCGCCGCTTCCGGTGCGCTTGCCAGCGCCATCGGCAGCATCCCCGTTCTGTCCGTCGATACCAATGTGGGCATCGAGGGTCAGACCAGCTTCGTGGGCACCTCCAACGTGGACGCCGCGAAGGAAGGCGGCCTGTGGGCCGCTGAACAGGCCGGTGAGGGCGCCAACGCCGTCATCATCTATGGCCAGGAGGGCGACAACACCTCCAATATGCGCCGCGAGGGCTATCAGGCCGCCTGCGACGAGGCCGGCGTCACCGTTCTGGACGCTCTGTCCGGCCAGAACACCACCGACGGCGCCACCAAGACCATGGAGGACCTGCTGAACGCTTATCCCGACCAGATCGACATCGTGCTCTGCCACAATGACGATACCGCTATCGGCGCCATGAACGCCTGCAAGTCCGCCGGCGTGGACGACATGATTATCGTCGGCTTCGACGGCAACGCCTCCGCCGTGGATCTGATCCTGGCCGGCGAGATGGTGAAGGCCACCGTTGCCCAGCAGCCCTATGAGATGGGCTACCAGGCCGTGGAGGCCGCGCTGAAGGCCATCAAGGGCGAGACCGTGGAAGAGGTCATCAACGCTCCCGTCACCGTGGTCACCGCTGAGAACGGCCAGGAGTACCTGGATAGCCTGGCTGCCATGCAGGGCTGA
- a CDS encoding LysE family transporter: MTAVYLQLAAYACATTFSPGPNNILLFSSTSRYGIRKCWPLIFGIWAGLITVMLLCGFGCAWLGELVPQIVPVAKYVGAAYILYLAYRTLMRSPGAKKEAGPSGKPLSYVNGFLLQFLNVHILMLGIAAYSGYILPHGYTVPAVLCFSVIMAACAATGNLIWATLGALLYPLYSRYYKFVNAVMALLLLWCAWKIISV; this comes from the coding sequence ATGACAGCAGTCTATTTACAACTGGCGGCGTATGCCTGTGCAACCACCTTTTCCCCGGGACCCAACAACATTCTGCTGTTCAGCAGCACCAGCCGGTACGGCATCCGGAAGTGCTGGCCGCTGATTTTTGGGATCTGGGCGGGATTGATCACCGTTATGCTGCTGTGCGGCTTCGGCTGTGCCTGGCTGGGAGAGCTGGTGCCGCAGATTGTCCCCGTGGCCAAGTATGTGGGCGCGGCTTATATCCTCTATCTGGCCTACCGCACGCTGATGCGCAGCCCCGGCGCCAAGAAGGAGGCCGGCCCCTCCGGCAAGCCGCTGTCCTATGTGAACGGCTTCCTCCTGCAATTCCTGAACGTCCACATCCTGATGCTGGGGATCGCCGCCTATTCCGGTTATATCCTGCCCCATGGGTATACGGTGCCAGCCGTGCTGTGCTTCTCTGTCATCATGGCTGCCTGCGCCGCCACCGGAAACCTGATCTGGGCCACGCTGGGCGCGCTGCTGTACCCGCTGTACAGCCGGTATTACAAATTTGTCAACGCCGTTATGGCGCTGCTCCTGCTCTGGTGCGCCTGGAAAATCATCTCCGTCTGA